The Prunus dulcis chromosome 5, ALMONDv2, whole genome shotgun sequence genomic sequence NNNNNNNNNNNNNNNNNNNNNNNNNNNNNNNNNNNNNNNNNNNNNNNNNNNNNNNNTTGTCAGCGCTGGACATTTGCCTCAAAAGTTTTGGGGACGTCGGGACCGTGGgagccaggaatgcggatcaggctgactacggtcccctgaatcctgccagtttgcagctcgggttgactttgtgtcattgAGACCAggcaggggaattgacggattatcaggaattgacggatatcaggaattgacagaataaacggggtacacctaggtggtagtttttaactgatttcagtgcttttaagAATTTAAAGATGATTATGAGTATGATTgacatatatttataaatatatgttcAGTATGTATatgattaaaagaaagaattagTTTTGTATAATTGTTTTTACAGTAGGATTAGTATTTTCTTATgctattttttcttaaaactttgtttttgggttgactcaccttttaaatgttttgcgcccccatgCCGTAGACGTGCATCTGAAAGCCACCACAGGGCAGTTTCCGCTTCCTGCATCTCTTCAGCTCAGTGTAGGGTCCTTGACCCTCCAAATATTCTTCTTGTAAATTAATCTGTATAGATGCTCAGATATTGCCCTTGGGCTCGAACTTTACTGTTAactattgtatatatatatatatacgcatGCTGGAAGTTGGATTGtgtatatatgcttgttttgacaggtgtaattttggggattgaacaaattacatgGGAGGCTCTGCCGAATTTTAGGTAAAAGTCAAGGCTAAAATAAAGTTAAGTTTGTAACCAAAAGGGCAACCAGGTCATTTGTACTCGGTACTCGCCAGGTATCGATCACGAAcagggttcggctcggattccaaagggaaatttgggtcgggtcttgTCACCAACGATGCAAATTTAATTCTTACCAACAACAGTGAAGGATGGGGATGGATAATTTTGGTGGAGCAATGTAGGTAATGAGAGAAGCAGATTAGAGAATAAGGTAATTGAGTGGACTCCAACTCTCAGCCACGTTCTTGCGATACTCCTATTAGAGTGCAACAACAATAGAGGAAGGGAATGCTAGAGACGCGAGGAAGAGTTGAGAACATACGTGAGGCCACTTACCAGGGATGCTAgctgttgaggcccaaaaagtCACGGGAAGCCCAAAGACAATTAAAGCtcaatataacatataatgtCGGTCATGCGTTAATTCAAGCTGCATTTTgtgatttaatttattaaataaatatagaaatagtgtacatgccatgccaaactAATAATACATTTTTCCCCATGCCGATCACCTATCAAGCTCATGTGAACCCAGTCATGTGGTTTATAGGGCTTGCATGAGGGATTGTGGTGTGGAAGGTTCCTTCCAAGCTATAAACACCATAGCCTTCAAACCTCAAGCTTTTTCTCTCATCCTCTTTCCCTTGAAACTCTCAAATCCCCATAGCCATAGTCACAAACTACAAAACCAAACTCAAGCATATCTAACACCAAGCCAAGTACATGCATTCTCATTTGCCTCATCCACATTCTTGCCAAGCCTTAGTGTTCACAGTCTGCCTCAACATGAAGCGAAATCTTGGTTGCCTCAAGATGAACCAAATAGTCAGAATCNNNNNNNNNNNNNNNNNNNNNNNNNNNNNNNNNNNNNNNNNNNNNNNNNNNNNNNNNNNNNNNNNNNNNNNNNNNNNNNNNNNNNNNNNNNNNNNNNNNNaattcatcatttgaagtttatactgatattatccatttcacggtgtattcttaacaacctgaattcacaaaatatatttcttccttgaggtgtcgattataacaaaatcgaactttattaaattcatcattctcttatgccaagaaaatttgtggtgtaccacaatttgcaataatacctcaaaggttgtccatttaactcttggaactttaggttctcaacacttgttagattttgaacttcaggccaaaatcacatattctcatggtatggacatttttacaattttctatacatatttcgggacttcaagcccttacataattgtccatattttgaggaacttctggcatctcatttaattgctcatccatgagtttaaggaactgcaggttcccttttgtatatagtgatggtttacccaaaatggttaatatttatgcatacgtcactattcatgtgaatagtactattcatcaagtcatgaatacatatctattcatatgtacagtacatttgccagtacagttaatattcatgtgtacggcacttttaaccaatacggtactgttacatcatcaaggaactctaggtccttatttacatgtcaaggatcaaggatcttcaagtccgatctcttgtttacatgtatagtaccggagagactgccagctctcatatcaatatcatcatcaaggatattcaagtcctgatgtaattgtatgatgaggatcaaggaacttctggtcctgatctgtatactgtaaaaactcttcatacagcacaattaatccataaaataaatttactgttaaataaattacttgtatggacgttaatcccgcaccatactgtaaatgtgcggtaaagtaaacgtgcttgtatgggcactaattctgctccatacattgaaatgacagtaaaggcgtggacgataaacccgcaccaccctttaaagtaaatttatgataaagtaaatgtgcttgtatgggcactaattctgctccatacatttaaatgacagtaaaggcgtggacgataaacccgcaccaccctttaaagtaaatttatgataaagtaaatgtgcttgtatgggcattaattctgctccatacatttaaataacagtaaaggcgtggacgataaacccacaccaccctttaaatagatattgttgtatgggtaataaacctacaccataccataaataaaataaatgtgcaataaagtaaaaacaattatttgtgggttcaCATCAACaccataattaaataatatagtagataatattattatactgatatattattaaattctataggtattttaataatgtaattaacTAAAAGAGATAAAGTGAGGCAGAGTACTTATCTCTTTATTTCGATCAAAGTGACTTTTTGGTAGAATCTCTCGGCACACAAACGATAATGATGACACGAAAGCATCTCCACTAAATCGAGCCAGCCATCATCCATTCATCTTGGTGCCAGCCATCATCCATTCATCTTTGCATGCCTTTGTCTACCGCcgaaagcaaaagcaaaaacaagaaaaagaaataattaattgtTATTGTATCTGGGGGTCCACCACTTTGTACATAGTTTCTAATTTCCTTCTGATCTTCCCAACGAAGGAGCTCTAGGCCTTCAACATCATCGGTTGATTTTATCTGCTTTGCTTTCTTCATTATGCAATCAGCATGGTTCCACATAGGCATGAAGCCGTCGGATTGGGTGGCCGTGACCATCTTGCCAAGGCAAAGCTTCTCTTTCTCAATGGCCGTGATCGTGGTGTTGTTTCAACACTAATATAGCTGCTGACAGAGCTTGGAGGAGGAATGGTGGATGAGGCACTAGCCATTCTAGCAATACTGGCCAGTCATGTGGGGTGGACTGGTTGGTGGGCTTTTTGTCCTGGTGGGCTTTTTGTCCTCGTCCTGATTTGTGGCGCCTTGCTGTTTGATGATTTATCATCCAAGTCAAGCCATgaatcttcttcttgttcagtCATGTTTATGAATTCCCATTCATCGCTAATAACCTCTGCCCGAGTAGATGGGAAAGCAAAAGGACATCAAATGAAAGTTTCATCAAACAGACAAACTTTCTTACAACGTCAGACTCAGAGGTGGTGGTTTTGGGTGTGCCTTAGtttctctgtttcttgctCTGTTATGTTTGGTTTCTCTTTGTgaaagaaacagaggaagaagCAGGGAACTGAGTCTGGGTTTCAGAGAATTCAGCTTGTATATTTGAGAGcgaattcgtgctgataacgtgttataaaacaaagagaaatttGAGAGGAAACTGAGATAGAGAAAAGTAGAGAAAACTGATTTTCTTCGTTCTGCCGTTTCTGTGTTTCTTTCTAACAATTAATAGGCAAAGttttccaacatgtgggcccctttccaacatgtgggctccacacctaattatttacaacagtcgtgtgttttttgtatatctttttttaggatgaattgcagaaacaagtctcggaaggcaaagtcaggGTAGATGGCAGCAaagatgtgctgaccatgggtttgggccccgagcatcctggcagattgagaggagtaggtgctgggatttccccaaggcagtatttcaatttacccaaaccacagagggttagctttgacgaccgtttgaaggagagtttaagagttctccttcaagaagagacaaaaaagatggaggctaaggcaagggaagaggccttaaagatggaggctagaacaaaacaattggtagaggctgagagggagcatttccttagtcagctttcccaattaattcccaattttgatccaggcatgcttaaacaaagaattagccaaagccccaaaaatcctaTGTCGTCTGACAAAgctagctgctctggaggtgaggTGAAATCCCTCCATTATGAGGATGATAATGCCAAAAATGGGGAACatcagcaagaagaagagaaggaagaagaaaagaaagatgaagagaaggaagaagaaaaggagaaaaaagatgaagaaaagcatgacgacaaggtatgttcacataattttgccttttttatttgtttttcaaaatttcagacgtcgttatttttctttaaaccgtcgtttgtttaaaacttagacggcggaattttttaaagacgtaataaaatattcattacgacggttttttcaccgtcgtttaaattcttttcagacgacgtgtttttccttaaaccgtcgtctttattgaattaccacgtcatcttttttttttctttaaacaggttattgaagttggtgattattcaaatatggaggcgccatcttctttaaaaacactttgtcgttatgtggaaacgacactcctTCCTGAGGATAAGctcctgcaatttacaattgataaggaggtgtttggtggtgaacgcgataccttcctcctgcctgaagatattacacaatttgcgggcatggaagaaattggagctactgtgttagctgtatatatgaggtttgtcattctaaaataatacgtcgttggtttatatattgcgtcgttttaactaactaaccacgtcgttagtgTGTACCGTcttgataaatatattataacgtcctcatctatttcagtacgtcgtgtgaaattttataatacgtcgttttgtcatacataaccgtcgttttttttttttgtgctgacttttttatattattttatgtatttaggtacttacacgatgttttgaaacaagcaaatatgtgcagcatggttggctttatcgaccctgctacagttagtgccaactctggcacaatagctgacagatcacgactggtagcagttcgacttcagaagacagacggtgaacagattttcatgatgccttacaatccggggttagtctccttaggattttgtttttatgattttcaataaatgacagcgtataaactaaccacgtcggtgttttattttattgagtcgtttgaaactactaaccgcgtcggtatttatttatcgtcgtgataaatatataatgtcgtcgttttctactttatttcgtcgtgtgaaatattataatacgtcgtttttgtaaataaccgtcgtttttatattaattttttgcagccgtcattggatcttgctgattgtaagagcaaagaaggagaccgtctattttctggatcctctgccaggtcatcgtgtggtcgatgaagaggcgaaaaacatcgtgaacagtgccataaaaatatataattcccatataggccgagcaggacgtaaagctgtaatttggaaaactctctcgggcacaccaaagcaacccagcagtgtcgaatgcgggtattatgtgatgcgcttcatgagggacatcatcaatgatccttccttggggtttgagaataaggtaagaagaaattaccttcatacatttcccgtcgttttttgtattatcaacgacggtcatgtaaaattaccgtcgttgaatatatatactacgtcggttatgaaaaatatcgtcgtctgtgattgaatttctttttatttataaaccctaatagtcattgtttatgcagtatgccaagggaaaccaggaagcttcatacccccaagaagctattgatgaagtccggaatgaatgggcagagtttgtttgccaaattattaaacaagggaattattgaacacttgatatttatgtataatgtacaaattttgtctataatatataatgtaaaaatttgttgaggttttcttaaattaaaagaaaaaaacaaacatacaaattgggTAACCGGCGTGTAATACTNNNNNNNNNNNNNNNNNNNNNNNNNNNNNNNNNNNNNNNNNNNNNNNNNNNNNNNNNNNNNNNNNNNNNNNNNNNNNNNNNNNNNNNNNNNNNNNNNNNNCGTGTTGAAAACTCTAGGTGCAGTTGcatgtggacaacttattgaatacctcTGACGTGTTCAAAGCTCTAGGCGTAGTTGCAATGATGGCTTCAAAGCATGTgcaattattatatatgtacattattataacaaaatagATAATTTTACATCCTTATATATGAAAGGAAACTAATTCTTGtattattacaaattatataatgAATATTAAGGAAATATACTTGTTAAAGTGAATTAGGgttaagaggaaagtgagttatgtaaaaataatttggattttttcatttCGGAACGGATGATTTATAGGTTCccctagttttataacatCACAAGGATGTCGGAGTAATTTTCAGGgcatttttaggattttcctactatttattacattttttcaaagatttttgcactaaaaaagccaaaataattgcaaGAGGACACCTGGCGCGATCTCAGCCCGTCATCTTTCACCACTTGCATAAGTGTAcgtcagtcaacatggccacatccttGCCTTTtatcctaaattattattttattactttttcttagaaaattcataactaaatacacaaaatttagaaaaatgatCCGAAAATTGCTACGAACTCATTGACACTCCATCTCCCTTGTTGAATTCCCTGATTTATGGTTACGCATTTTACAAAATAGTTCCGAACATTAACGGGAGATGcttgttgaagtaggttattgaagttaaggttaacaaacatatatacttagggttaagaggaaagtgagttatgtaaaataatttagattttttCATTATGAAACAGATTATTTATAGGTTCCCCTAGTTTTATAACGTCACAAGGAGGCCGGAGTAATTTTCGGGgcatttttaggattttcctactatttattaccttttttcaaagatttttgcactaaaaaagccaaaataattgcaaGCGGACACCTGGCGCGATCTCAGCCCATCACCTTTCAccacttgcacaagtgtacgtcaatcaacatggccacatccttgccttttaccctaaattattattttattactttttcttagaaaattcataactaaatacacaaaaattagaaaaatgatcCGAAAATTGCTATGAACTCATTGAGACTCCATCTCCCTTGCTGAATTCCCCAATTCATGGTTacacattttaaaaaacaattccgaacattaacgggagatgcttgttgaagtaggttattgaagttaaagttaacaaacataaatacttagggttaagaggaaagtgagttatctaaaacaatttggattttttcattGCGAGACGAATGATTTATAGGttcttctagttttataacgTCACAAGGAGGCCCGGGTAATTTTCGGGgcatttttagaattttcctactatttattaccttttttcaaagatttttgcactaaaatagccaaaataattgcaaGAGGACACCTGGCGCGATCTCAGCCCATCACCTTTCACCATTTGCACAAGTGTACTtcagtcaacatggccacatccttgcattttaccctaaattattattttattactttttcttggaaaattcataactaaatacacaaaaatccCAATAATGTTCCGAAAATTGCTACGAACTTATTGAGATTTCATCTTCCTACTGAATTCCCTATTTCATGGTTATGCTAcattagtattttattattatttatcctaaattatttttattattattatattacttTTTAGCCTGTccatttgttaattatatttactccaactttttttttaatttttattttccgtGCGAATAGACCATTTCTGGTGCTAAtcagtttctctcttcttcaatttgttaattttttttttattttttaggtttaagggatgttttgaaaaataaaatggaaatataCAAGTCATCCATTCTACAACATCaggaaaaaattattcaaagtCATTCACTGTTCAAGTTTTGCTTAAGAAACGTGTAACCAAATCATTTGGGATATGCTAAGTGGGAAAATGTCATTCCCAAGCACCGGTGAAAAGATACCTACTCACTCCATGCATGCCTTTTCGTTTACCAAATATTAAGATTGCAGTTGTGCAAAATATCTGTGTCAGTAAAATGTCATTCGTAGCCGTCTATGATGGCAGTAATCAttccactatataatatatatatatatatatattatacatttatatataaaacggTTTATGACAGCACAAACACCAGACAAAATAGATTAAAACCCAACATTTAAACAACATTTGTACAACGTAGCCAGCCAACCTAGAACTGAAGAGAAGCAAGTCCACAATGCATAAAAACCGTAAAAACATACTACAACTAATTATAAGGGTATGGATTCCCTGGCACAACATACACACGCATCACCttgaaccaaaaaatactCTCACGGTGCCATTTGCATCGATTGCAACAAGTCCAGAAGGCAGGATTTATCTTTTCTTCAGTAGGCCAGCCTTGAATAACAAAACACCATTCATTGTTGTTACAAGCGCTGCAGTGATTGAACTTAATCTTCCCATAGTAAAACATATCTACGATATGTCTTGCAACAGAGAAAACTCGGCTTAATCTTCGTCTCAAAGCATCCCTGGTTCCTTTCATATCAATGTTGTTACGTTGATTCAAAGAACACAAGAATTCTAATGCATCCTTTTTTGACTGACCAATTTCGGACATGCCAAGTAGTCCAACTAGATATGCCGCTTCCATATGGCCTGCCGTGGCTGCAATGCGCATCCCATACAACGCTTCCACGTTACCCTGCCTGAAAAAAACTTCGAATGCTTCTCTAAATATCGACTCAGGGTTATCGCAAGCCCTGCATTGTTGCAAGAAATGCTGGACCGCAGGATTGGCATGGTACCAGCTAGGATGGTCTGGGTACTTTGCCATTGAAATGGTGTTCCACACTTGTGGAGTGTTTGCCAACGTATGGAACAATGGGCACACAGATGCCATACGGAAGAGATCTTCCGATGATTGGGTTGCCACGTATAACATCACTTTAAACCAAGCTAACTCCGGGATGAAGGCTTGGGGCATATCCAAATGGAGatgcttccttctctttcctccgaGTGTAGTGAAATGTTTCGAATTCATTGAAATGTTTTTGGAATGGAACGATTTGAGGAGTGGAAGAGGGGAGAAATGAGAATATatggggttttggttttgttttagcCTCTGTTTGTAGTGTTTTGAAAAGGTGTTTCCACTTGGGGTTTTTCCAAGTTGACCatttttaaagaaactgaACCCAACACCCTAAAACTCAAgacaaaagaagggaaaacgtcatcaaaatgcaaagagaGTCAGacagtcaaaaagtcaattaaTAACCTATTTGCATAGCcatttttaggattttcccgccatcaaattcattgatacaaatgtgatggattactGACTAGTCACAGAAGGTCCCATCAgatactttttcattttcccacACCAAACTACCCCTAGTAATGTTATTAAAATGGAACCAATGATGATGGATTCTTATCCAACTAGTTGccttaatgaaatataaataaaataatatatttcaaGCAGTGTCCCCTCAATTTTCAGATTAATATTTGGtagtgaaatattatattgctTTTCGGGGTAAAAGGTGTCACAATTCTGACGGTACAGGTGTCCAGATCGTGACCAACCCACCCACACAC encodes the following:
- the LOC117629119 gene encoding uncharacterized protein LOC117629119, which encodes MPQAFIPELAWFKVMLYVATQSSEDLFRMASVCPLFHTLANTPQVWNTISMAKYPDHPSWYHANPAVQHFLQQCRACDNPESIFREAFEVFFRQGNVEALYGMRIAATAGHMEAAYLVGLLGMSEIGQSKKDALEFLCSLNQRNNIDMKGTRDALRRRLSRVFSVARHIVDMFYYGKIKFNHCSACNNNEWCFVIQGWPTEEKINPAFWTCCNRCKWHRESIFWFKVMRVYVVPGNPYPYN